Proteins encoded together in one Rhizobacter sp. J219 window:
- a CDS encoding carbon-nitrogen hydrolase family protein — protein MWIAALQTVATPNVERNLDTARRLIAEAARDGAQLVVLPEYFCFMGHHDRDKLALAEAPGEGPIQAMLAEAARRHAVWVVGGTLPLRSGQPDRVFNASCVYSPEGVLTARYDKLHLFRYDNGRESYDEGRVLQAGSVPQACEVGGLRLGLSVCYDLRFPELYRALMTPPCDLIAVPSAFTHTTGRAHWEVLLRARAIENQCYVIAAAQGGLHENGRRTFGHSLIVDPWGEVLAVVEEGEGIAMAELDPKRIAEVRAQLPALTHRRL, from the coding sequence ATGTGGATTGCTGCACTGCAGACGGTGGCGACGCCAAATGTGGAACGCAACCTGGACACTGCCCGTCGCCTGATCGCCGAGGCCGCACGCGATGGCGCCCAGCTGGTGGTCCTGCCCGAGTACTTCTGCTTCATGGGCCACCACGACCGAGACAAGCTGGCATTGGCCGAAGCGCCGGGGGAAGGGCCGATCCAGGCCATGCTCGCCGAAGCCGCCAGGCGCCATGCGGTGTGGGTCGTGGGCGGCACGCTGCCGCTGCGCAGCGGCCAGCCCGATCGTGTCTTCAACGCCAGCTGTGTCTATTCGCCCGAAGGTGTGCTGACTGCCCGATACGACAAGCTGCACCTCTTCCGCTACGACAACGGCCGTGAGAGCTACGACGAAGGCCGTGTGCTGCAAGCCGGCAGCGTGCCCCAGGCCTGCGAGGTGGGCGGGCTGCGCCTGGGCCTGAGCGTCTGCTACGACCTGCGCTTCCCTGAGCTGTACCGTGCATTGATGACGCCGCCCTGCGACCTGATCGCCGTACCCTCGGCCTTCACCCACACCACCGGCCGTGCGCACTGGGAGGTGCTGCTGCGCGCGAGGGCGATCGAAAACCAGTGCTACGTGATCGCGGCCGCACAAGGCGGCCTGCACGAGAACGGCCGCCGCACCTTCGGCCACAGCCTCATCGTCGACCCGTGGGGCGAGGTGCTGGCGGTGGTGGAAGAAGGTGAGGGCATCGCGATGGCCGAGCTGGACCCGAAACGCATCGCCGAAGTGCGGGCACAGCTGCCGGCGTTGACGCACCGGCGCCTTTGA
- a CDS encoding FAD-dependent monooxygenase, producing the protein MSELAPSLRLAVVGAGPVGLSLALHAARTLPQARVSLYDSRGAAQDVSADPRTLALSLGSVQLLQRLGAWEAERAQAISEVHVSQQAPSVGGLLADVIGEPEVRISAAEERVPLLGAVLSYGAIVAPLQAAWLAACEREPARLQACFGATVRALKPLAASVEVDAGIADTFDLVVVAEGGIYTSEAATSVAKPAKPPLRHDYRQHAWVGTVQLAQARPGVAYERFTRHGPAALLPLKDGRAALVWCVDAEDDPVLELNDTQRLAVLNTLFHPEVGPLTAVSSLKCFQLGLVAERTLTQGRTVRIGNAAQTLHPVAGQGLNLGLRDAFELVQALARSNDVPGVLRKLEWQRAPDRWAMIAATDFLARSFTWKLPGAGAARGLGLAALQALKPVKSALARQMMYGSR; encoded by the coding sequence ATGTCTGAACTCGCCCCTTCCTTGCGGCTTGCTGTCGTGGGCGCCGGGCCCGTCGGCCTGAGCCTCGCCTTGCATGCGGCGCGTACGCTGCCGCAGGCCCGCGTGAGCCTCTACGACAGCCGAGGAGCCGCGCAAGACGTGTCTGCCGACCCGCGCACACTGGCCTTGTCGCTGGGCAGCGTGCAATTGCTGCAGCGGCTCGGGGCCTGGGAGGCCGAACGTGCCCAGGCCATCTCCGAAGTGCATGTGTCGCAACAGGCTCCCTCGGTCGGAGGACTGTTGGCCGACGTGATCGGCGAGCCCGAGGTACGCATCAGCGCTGCCGAAGAGCGAGTGCCACTGCTGGGTGCCGTGCTGAGCTACGGTGCGATCGTCGCCCCGCTGCAGGCCGCGTGGCTCGCGGCCTGCGAACGCGAGCCGGCACGCCTGCAGGCATGCTTCGGCGCCACGGTGCGGGCCCTCAAGCCCTTGGCCGCGAGTGTTGAAGTGGACGCCGGCATCGCCGACACCTTCGACCTCGTGGTGGTGGCCGAGGGCGGCATCTACACGAGCGAAGCGGCGACATCGGTGGCCAAGCCTGCGAAACCCCCGCTGCGCCATGACTACCGCCAGCACGCCTGGGTGGGCACCGTGCAGTTGGCGCAGGCCCGCCCCGGCGTGGCCTACGAGCGTTTCACCCGCCACGGCCCGGCGGCGCTGCTGCCGCTGAAAGACGGGCGCGCCGCGCTCGTCTGGTGTGTCGACGCGGAAGACGACCCGGTGCTGGAGCTGAACGACACCCAGCGCCTGGCAGTGCTTAACACCCTCTTCCATCCCGAGGTGGGTCCGCTGACCGCGGTCTCGTCGCTCAAATGCTTTCAACTCGGCCTGGTCGCCGAGCGCACGCTGACGCAGGGGCGCACGGTTCGCATCGGCAACGCCGCGCAGACGTTGCATCCGGTCGCCGGCCAAGGCCTGAACCTCGGCCTGCGCGACGCTTTCGAGCTGGTACAGGCGCTGGCCCGTTCCAACGACGTGCCCGGCGTGTTGCGCAAGCTGGAATGGCAACGCGCCCCCGACCGCTGGGCGATGATCGCCGCCACCGATTTCCTCGCGCGCAGCTTCACCTGGAAGTTGCCCGGCGCCGGAGCCGCACGCGGGCTGGGCTTGGCTGCGCTGCAAGCGCTCAAGCCCGTCAAATCCGCACTGGCGCGCCAGATGATGTACGGCTCGCGCTGA
- a CDS encoding FxDxF family PEP-CTERM protein — protein MKFKALALLLLAMVVGTPASAACTQTFNLGVMGPPALRIFGNDFGSTTHFEDCYNFTLTGPASSYGATFEFDLSSLRNIDISSLSLTGGNLTSAITDTSPSTFSFSNLAAGVYQFVVAGDVTGRNGFDWFGQVGYVGAMVTASAVAAPVPEPETYALLAAGLLAVGATVRRRHQR, from the coding sequence ATGAAGTTCAAGGCGCTGGCTCTGCTGCTGCTGGCAATGGTTGTAGGCACTCCGGCTTCGGCCGCGTGTACCCAGACATTCAACCTTGGCGTGATGGGGCCTCCGGCGCTGCGCATCTTCGGCAACGACTTCGGCTCGACGACGCACTTCGAAGACTGCTACAACTTCACGCTGACCGGCCCGGCCAGCTCGTACGGCGCGACCTTCGAGTTCGACCTGTCCTCGCTGCGCAACATCGACATCAGCTCGCTGAGCCTCACCGGCGGCAACCTGACCAGCGCGATCACCGACACCTCGCCGTCGACCTTCAGCTTCAGCAACCTCGCCGCGGGCGTTTACCAGTTCGTGGTGGCCGGCGACGTCACCGGCCGCAATGGTTTCGACTGGTTCGGCCAGGTCGGCTATGTCGGCGCGATGGTCACCGCAAGCGCCGTGGCGGCCCCGGTGCCCGAGCCCGAGACCTACGCGCTGCTGGCCGCCGGCCTGCTGGCCGTGGGTGCCACGGTGCGCCGCCGCCATCAGCGCTGA
- a CDS encoding SPFH domain-containing protein: MGLMDFIKKQFIDVLEWTESGDGVLAWRYPMAGNEIQYGGSLTVRESQMAVFVNEGKVADVFGPGMYKLTTQTLPVLTYLKNWDKLFQSPFKSDVYFFSTRQQIDQRWGTTQPVTIRDKDFGAVRLRAFGNYSYRIVDPKLFHTEISGTRDTYTVSDLDGQLRGLMLQHISDAVASSGVAFLDLAANQVEFAKALQEATAPSFAALGLKLEGVTMQSVSLPEELQKILDQKIGMGMVGNDMGKFMQYQTAQSIPKFAEGAGSGGGGIAGDAMGLGAGVALGQVLAGQLASGLQGAQAAPAAAAAAAAAIRPDEVMATIEKLADLKSKGILTQEEFDAKKAELLKKLV, encoded by the coding sequence ATGGGCCTGATGGATTTCATCAAGAAACAGTTCATCGACGTTCTGGAGTGGACGGAATCCGGCGACGGCGTGCTCGCCTGGCGCTACCCCATGGCCGGCAATGAAATTCAGTACGGTGGCTCGCTCACCGTGCGTGAGTCGCAGATGGCGGTCTTCGTGAACGAAGGCAAGGTGGCTGATGTGTTCGGCCCGGGCATGTACAAGCTGACCACGCAGACGCTGCCGGTGCTCACCTACCTGAAGAACTGGGACAAGCTGTTCCAGAGCCCGTTCAAGAGCGACGTCTACTTCTTCAGCACCCGGCAGCAGATCGACCAGCGTTGGGGCACCACGCAGCCGGTGACGATCCGCGACAAGGACTTCGGCGCGGTGCGCCTGCGTGCCTTCGGCAACTACAGCTACCGCATCGTCGACCCGAAGCTCTTCCACACCGAGATCTCCGGCACGCGCGACACCTACACCGTCAGCGACCTCGACGGCCAGCTGCGTGGGCTGATGCTCCAGCACATCTCGGACGCCGTGGCGTCGAGCGGCGTGGCCTTCCTCGACCTCGCCGCCAACCAGGTCGAGTTCGCCAAAGCGCTGCAGGAAGCCACCGCACCTTCATTTGCCGCGCTGGGCTTGAAGCTCGAGGGCGTGACGATGCAGAGCGTCTCGCTGCCCGAGGAGCTGCAGAAGATCCTCGACCAGAAGATCGGCATGGGCATGGTCGGCAACGACATGGGCAAGTTCATGCAGTACCAGACGGCGCAGTCGATCCCGAAGTTCGCCGAAGGCGCGGGCTCGGGCGGCGGTGGCATCGCCGGCGACGCGATGGGTCTCGGCGCCGGGGTGGCGCTCGGCCAGGTGCTCGCGGGCCAATTGGCCAGTGGGCTGCAAGGTGCGCAGGCGGCGCCCGCCGCCGCAGCGGCAGCCGCCGCGGCGATCCGCCCCGACGAGGTGATGGCCACGATCGAGAAGCTGGCCGACCTCAAGTCCAAGGGCATCCTCACGCAGGAGGAGTTCGACGCCAAGAAAGCGGAACTGCTGAAGAAGCTGGTCTGA